Proteins from a single region of Hydra vulgaris chromosome 12, alternate assembly HydraT2T_AEP:
- the LOC100208446 gene encoding lysosomal cobalamin transporter ABCD4 → MAEKKFRINTECLYRLKLCLIRVFRSPNSWFLFFLLLALCLGQQLVYYQVGLLSSKFMEVLGYIRISTYKFKVLLFETFLLILTVSLFNCATNLVSSYLYLNWRDFLTKDVHKSYLNQETFYRINFEGFVDNIDQRVTQDVDKFCLQLSSISAKLVISPFTIIYYSVKCYEVSGYTGLLAIYGYFIIGSFFNKFIMSSIVNLIFQQEKLEGDFRYKHTELRSFFESIALMKSVDKERKNVNVYFHKLISTQTNIANVRILLDFSTNIFDYLGAVLSYIIISFAILTGKYDSLKPFELSSLIAKNAFISMYLINCFSTLIDLSSNAAEIFGYAHRIGQLIEQLNTYKCTSIPDLSLQPLDNADILYELQGVTFSAPNSSKTLVSNLSIVINKNENILIMGNTGVGKSSLLRAISGLWELTDGRIVSYLRESDVLFLPQKPFLTNGSILDLVIYPQSNIKMSSTSKDIDRVYDALKEVGLLEIVDRLGNIHVESSNRWCDIISPGEVQRLNFARLFYHKPKLAVVDEISGALSIHEEEHLYRYCQQLGITLLSVGHNASLKQFHHKCLTLKGNGEWELSQIEFC, encoded by the coding sequence ATGGCTGAAAAAAAGTTTCGCATTAATACCGAATGTCTATATAGGCTCAAGCTATGCTTAATACGAGTCTTTAGATCTCCTAACTcttggtttcttttttttctattgttagCTTTATGTTTGGGTCAACAGCTTGTATACTACCAAGTTGGTCTCCTATCTAGTAAGTTTATGGAAGTACTTGGGTACATAAGAATAAGTACTTACAAGTTTAAAGTTCTTTTGTTcgaaacttttttacttattttgactGTATCCTTATTTAATTGTGCAACAAATTTAGTTTCTTCATATCTATACTTGAATTGGAGAGATTTTTTGACAAAGGATGTCCATAAGAGCTACCTTAATCAAGAAACATTTTACAGAATTAATTTTGAAGGTTTTGTAGACAATATTGATCAACGTGTCACTCAAGATGTAGATAAGTTTTGTTTGCAATTAAGCAGCATTTCTGCTAAATTAGTTATTTCTCCATTCACAATTATATACTATTCTGTTAAATGCTATGAAGTTTCTGGTTACACTGGTTTACTAGCAATTTATGGCTACTTTATTATTGgcagttttttcaataaatttattatgtcaTCAATagttaatttgatttttcaGCAAGAGAAATTGGAAGGTGATTTTAGATATAAGCATACAGAATTACGTTCTTTCTTTGAATCAATTGCTCTGATGAAATCAGTTGAtaaggaaagaaaaaatgtgaatgtttattttcataaattaatttcaacacAAACAAATATTGCAAATGTTCGTATTCTTCTTGATTTTTCAaccaatatttttgattatttaggGGCAGTCCTTAGTTACATTATAATATCTTTTGCTATACTAACTGGTAAATATGACTCCTTAAAGCCTTTTGAATTAAGTTCTCTTATAgccaaaaatgcttttatttctATGTATCTTATTAACTGCTTTAGTACTTTGATTGATTTATCTTCAAATGCTGCAGAAATATTTGGATATGCACATCGCATCGGTCAATTGATTGAGCAGTTAAATACATATAAGTGTACTAGTATCCCAGATCTATCATTACAACCTCTTGATAATGCTGATATCTTGTACGAACTTCAAGGTGTAACTTTTTCAGCACCTAATTCATCAAAAACATTAGTATCAAATTTAagtattgttataaataaaaacgaaaatatattaatcatggGAAATACTGGAGTAGGAAAAAGTTCTCTTTTGCGTGCTATTTCTGGTTTATGGGAGCTAACTGATGGGAGAATTGTATCTTACTTACGTGAAAGTGATGTTCTATTTTTGCCACAAAAGccatttttaacaaatggaTCCATACTTGATCTGGTTATTTATCCacaaagtaatataaaaatgtccTCCACATCCAAGGATATAGATAGAGTCTATGATGCTCTTAAAGAAGTAGGTTTGTTAGAAATTGTGGACCGCTTAGGAAACATACACGTAGAATCTTCAAATCGATGGTGTGACATTATTTCACCTGGAGAAGTTCAAAGGTTGAATTTTGCAAGATTGTTTTATCATAAACCTAAGTTAGCAGTTGTAGATGAGATTTCAGGTGCTTTAAGTATCCATGAGGAGGAGCATTTATATAGATACTGTCAACAACTTGGTATAACACTTTTAAGTGTTGGACATAATGCAAGTCTTAAACAGTTTCATCATAAATGTCTTACATTAAAGGGAAATGGGGAGTGGGAGCTTTCTCAAAttgagttttgttaa